The Tripterygium wilfordii isolate XIE 37 chromosome 21, ASM1340144v1, whole genome shotgun sequence genome segment AACATGCCCAAAGCTTAGGCGGCACCTTGACAGGTCAACGGCTTAAGAAGACTAAAGAGCCCACGGCCTGCGCGACTGCGTACCCAACAAGCTCACGGCAGGGGTAGCAACTTAACAGGAACGGCCTTCTCAATTGCCCAACAGGTCCACTACCTGAGTGGGACTACGACCCAACAGGCCCATGACCTAAGCGGCTCCTCTACAGGCCCATGGCCTGGCAAATCATCAACACAACAAGCCCACGGCCTCAACAAGCATGCCGGACAAAGGAAAAACAGCAACCATAATGGTGAACCACAGGGTTCGGAGACTAACATAAGATTTTTCCAGCGAAAAACCACTCTGAATTCAAgccatacatgcatgcatgatgAGGAGGTAAGTGTTCTCAAAGAATTAATGTCATAATTTCTCATATTCATTAGTATATGGTAATGTTCTCTCCCTTCTGGATATTAGAGAAAAGAGGATTTTATTCAAATTAAACtattgattgtgtacaacaatgCTGTATATACATTATCATACGTACAAATATCTACATACATAACAAGCTTGATATTCATAACATTTTAGGAAGATGATTAGCCAGTGCCGGTGACGCCCAAGTCTGGCTTCTTATCATCTTTATCAGCATCAAGAACAGGGTCATCTTGGCTTGCAGCAGCAATAAAATCCTCGATCTTGTCCTGTTGTTTGTCAATCTGGATGGGACCCTGGTCCTCCTTTGACCTGATATCCGTCTTGGTCCTGTTCTCTCCTCCTGCCACTGACTCGTATGTCGTTGGTGTCTCGTACTCCGGCGGCCGTGCTCCCTGTACCCCTGACATTGTTTGATATCAGCCTAGTTTCTTGGCTTCAAGACTAGCTAATACATGCATGTTTTTATACTCTCACCACCTCCATCCACAGCTTTCAGACTCGTTTCCAGTCGGTGACTCGCGACGTGGCAATTACATATGCTACGTGGCTTGCATGCAACACTATTACTTGGCGACAAGGATATGCATAACACAAATAAAACTTTCGATCAAATCTCGGTGTATAACTCATCAACATCATCCGCGGTCATCTTTTGGACAATCCACTAAATCTAAATTCTGACTAAGTTAAGCACGCACAAATTCGATCGATAAATTAATCGACCTAGATCGAGCGCAAACCATTTAGAAATAGTAGCATAAACTTAGAATCAGACGCTCCatctcacacaaaaaaaattatgaggaatTCTCTACATTGGTACTTCACGAGACTTTTCCTTAAATTgcttggcatatatatatatattgaaagagTGTTTTGACAACAAAATGTAGTTTCAGTGCAAATTTTGGAGGTACACAACTTTTAGTTGCACAATtgacttgttttatttttcttttctttctaatttctatCTCTAGTACTCAAAAGCAAACATTCAGTTTTCCATAAACTTGTCATTGATGAATTCAAACACATGCATAAAATATTAGTAGCTAGGTTCTTGCTCCTTGTAGCTACTAGCTAGCTATAATATTACATGGAAAATGTTTATTTGCAAAGAAATTGAGAAACAAACACAAATTAAGTCTAATTAAAATGGTTTAGATGGCAACTTCTTGTTGGCCAAAAAATGTCGGATCAATTGGAGAGACTTCCTGGGTGCGAAAGTTGGGACTTGATGACCAGCACCTCGAACCGTCACAAATGTAAGCCCATCATAAATAGTCCTCCACCCTCCAACctacaaaattaaaaaagattagtatatatataatccattATGTCCATTGTGTTTATGAAAATAATACCAATTAATTTGGTTAATATATAGTTAATTGATAATTAcctgttgatgatatgtgtacCAGGGAGTCCAATCTTCAGTAATATTCAATGCAAGCTTTCTCAAAGCATATCTTGTGGAGGTTACTGGGACTCTTCCATCAGTATCTCCACTGCTTGCACCATATATACACAATTAGtgggatcatatatatatataaaataattctcctatgtgaaccaaaagtgtgaacctacttttcaaccatagatgtgatgggtcccacaaaaaatttatggtctccatttttgttttgttttattacaaccattggatttgaagttcacaaagttggtttacacttttggttcacataggagaattattctatatatatatatatatatatgtatgtatgtatatgtgtgtgtaaattATAATTACCTGAAGATCCATACGCGGAGGCCAGCAGCCATGAGCTTTTTAATGGTGGGAAGAACTGATGTTGCTGCATTCCAACCAGATATAGCACCACTGCATGTATGTACAAAATGCATGCAACGTAAACTCTCTTATTGAGTTATTGTCAtcaaaatcaatatatatatatatatatatacatatatatatatatagtacataAAGAGTACCTGCAGTGCGACCATTCATAAGGGATTTTAGTGAGATTGGCGTGCAGTGCTTTCTGAACATCTGGTCTATTGAAGTAAGCATAAGTGTAGTCTCCTAAACAAGGGTCATAACCTGCTAGAGGTCTCCTATGCCTCCTCCCCTGTCCCTGCATGCATGTacaattcattcattcattcttgACTATATCTATATGGGTATATATATCAGTAATGATAGAGATCTCTGCAACTGATTTCTCAATTATCCCAGCTTTGCTGAGTTGTacgcacaagatttcatgtgcatcatgcgAGACATGTGGATCAATCCGCGAATTTACTTGAATCTTGTGCGTTCAACTCAGCAGCTCGGATAGCTGGGATATGTATACTGGATGAATTCGAGTAGTCCTTACATATCTGAAAGACAAATGACGAGGAAGGTCTTGAATCACATGACTGGTAGTAGTAGCAGCAGCAGATGATGAATTACTACTAGGACGGACACATGTTGGAGCATACAAGCTGTACATGTCAATAATGTCGTACACCTTGAAGTACTTATCAAGAGCGGCATTGCATGTATCAGACACATTACTGAAGTTGCAATTGCTCTGAATCTCATGGTATAAACTGTCTGATATTACGGCATGATCCCACGCGTAATCAACCATTCCTTTTTGATCTGTTTCATCATCCACTGCTGCATTTCCaatctgaaatatatatataatgtatcatatgtttgattttgcacaatatatatataatgaatggGTGTAAACTTGGGCCGCCATAATATATAGTCCGCATCACGTTGGCGAAATATAGGACTAGGCAAAACTTATGCCGGTAGAGGCCGGAAATGGAACGAGTTCTCAGAACTTTTGGAGAGATAACCAATTAGGTTATCGTCAAGTGGTtagaattaataaaaataagggCACATTAATCGATCGATTACCATAAAACCCTTGAGATTTATATGTTTGTGCTTGTTCACTTTCTTGTTATTTTCATAAATGGCTTCAGCAAGCTGAGGAACATAGTGTCCTACACAAACACATacacgtatatatatatcagaggTTAGTCGTTAAACCAGCTATATATGTAGAAAAATTAATTAGTAAACTGCATAGAATTTAGTTATATACCTCCATAGCTCTCTCCGGCAATGTAGAAATCATGGGATTTGAATTGTGGGAATCTTCGAAACCAGTTGATAAGGAACTTATACGAATCCTTggctgaaatatatatatatatatatgtacccaAATTAAATTACAAATATCTATTAATCAATATTAAATTACAATATTGATCCATCGATCTTGGGATAAATATAATtctaatttatatatacatgtaccTGTAATGGCGTCTCCAAGTTGTTTAAGGTCGCCGCTCGTGTTGGTGTAAGAAAATCCTACACCAACAGGAGATTCTAGGAACAACAGATTGGCAGCTGACTCAAAAAGGAAGATTTTATTTAGTATCAAAAAATTGATATTTATGGGAaactgtatatgtatatatttacaataacatatatatatatatatgagtctCAAGAGAGTAACAAATACATAGTACCTTTGTTCCAGGTGTAGGGGTTAAATTTGAGGCATTCAGGATTGCCTTTATGAGGGAAAAAAGGCCCAAGTTCTTCAGCTAATCCATATCCAATGGATGAACACCCAGGACCtgttatataattatatatataattaggttTAGATTAATTTccaagcatatatatacacacacatgcacaaGTGGTCACATGCGGACGTCCGTAACTTTAATTCGTTATTTATGTGAACTAGTGAGACCCAAACTAGTGAGATCCCCATCTGCATCATTTTTTAgctcataaaaattaaaaaaaacagacaCTCATAAATTTAAAGTTACGGACGTCGCACCAGAGAAGTCGCGTATATATATGAATGAATATTCattcatgtatgtatatacttaCCTCCATTGAGCCATAGAAGTAGGGGCTGTTTGGTAGGTTCATGTGTGGCTTGAAAGAACCAATAGAAGAGAGCTCTTCCATGAGTTTGATTGACTGTGACATATCCTGAGTACTGCTTGAAGGTGACTTTGGGTTGACCAGGAAGCCTATGAATTCTGTCTGCCTTTTGTTCATGACTCACTCTTGCAAGCTCTTCATCCAATCTCACTCTATCTCCTCTAACTGGCCCAAAAGGCAGCACAAGCCAAacaacaataacacaccaagacaAGTATTGAAAACACTTCATCGTTTCAAATCACTACAATATTATTGTCTGTccgatcaatatatatatatataggattaaTTGTACTTGATCTCTTTCTATTGAATTAATTTTTGTTCCTCCTTTGGCCAAAACGTTTATATGTTTCCTATTAGTTGTATGTGACAAATCAATTCATTATTGAGTTACCATATTGGGTTATATGCACAGCATAGCCAGAGCATGAGATAAGGATCATGAACTTCATATTTATGGCATGGAATCAAATCCTTATTTTATTCTGAATTGCATTTCCTTTAATGTCgcctttttctaattttttaattattagtaCATATATATCACAGTCAAACTAGCTTGATTGTTGGTGTTTTTTTCATCCCTATAATCCATTAGAGCACTCTTCATCAAGCccatatttgatatttcttctttaaaaaatttgactttttttttttaaaccaagAATGACACTATATAAATTTCCATTTGAACATCCAACATAGATCTAAACTCGAGCTGTCAGACCCACATGAATATTTCATATTCCTTTATTACTTGCACCATTTATAAGTAGTTTATGGCATTgtacaaacatacaaatatgAGTTAGTTTGAACTTGTTTAAGGCCAATGCATTGTTCTTGTTAGTTTGACGTCTACAACTGATAACCAGTGAAGAACAGTGCCCAAATTTAAGTTACATAGGCATTAAACGGTGGTTCTTACGCCTGCAAAAGCAGGCAAGGctaaacaaaacaaacagaaagtAACTGTCACAACACAACAAAAGCAAACCAGGAGTCTCTATTTGGCTAACTTAATCGAACAGATCCTTTGCTTGCTGCCCAGCCGGGTGAGCAACAGCCGCTTCGTCACATTTCCCCACTACTCCATCCCTCTGCTTGGCTCTCTAGCCTTGTTTATCCATAAAATGAGTTTATTAACTACATAAGATGAGGAGGTGAAAAAAAATTTACGCGCACTATTTGCCAAGAATGAAGGCCAAAAATGGCCCACACAAGTTTATAATTTTGCTCTGTAAAGTCCTGTTCTCAGCTCAGCAGCTACAGCATCAATGAACTCTTCAGTGCTCAAATACTGAGCCCGGGCAACCCTGAAGAGATCAAGCAATACCAATTATATTTGAACTTAGGATAGGAGGTATAGGAGAATGTCTACTAGGAATATCATTTTGGCATAACTTACCTAGGCCCATGAATAAGAAGTGCTAGATCCTTAGTCATCTTCCCGGATTCAACTGTTCTGACACAAGCAGCTTCCAATTTCTCCGTAAATTCCAGCAATCTTGCATTGCCATCCAGCTTGGCCCTAATAAGACAAATAAGCTTAAGTTTCTAAGCAATGCTTGAATAATACTCTGAATGCTATTTATGTAGTATTTATTAATCAACTAAACAGAATATCAGTTTGAAACCTGTGTGCAAGGCCTCTTGACCAAGCAAAAATGGAAGCTATGCTGTTTGTGCTAGTTTCGCCACCTTTTTTATGAACCCGGTAATGACGGGTAACTGTGCCATGAGCTGCTTCAGCTTCGATGGTCTTTCCATCTGGACACACCTGGAACCCAATCAAAACTTCTTTCATATCCAAAATGAATACGAGAAAcgaaaaccaagaaagaaaaagaaatgcaaGGACAGACAAAGTAGTACGGAGACATACTAACACCGATGTCATCAACCCAAGAGATCCAAATCCTGCATCAGTTAAACAAATGCATTAAAAGGATTGAATAAGCGCTAAATCCTAAATTACAACCTCCCATAACATGCAACTCTTCCATTCATGCCCAGCGAAAGCAATAACATAAGTACGAGATAAAATGCAAGTCCAGACCACCTCAAGTGAGTGAAACAGACCTTGTGCTAGGAAATCACTTTGCACATCTCCGTCATAGTTTTTGCAAGCCCACACATAACCTCCTTCACTTTTTAGAGCATAAGCAACCATATCGTCGATGAGACGGTGTTCATACCTACAATACAACCAAGTGAGGTGGGTAAGTGACAATTCATGCAATCTGCCTAAACTGATCATCATTCAGAGAAGAATGTCTCACCAGATCCCTGCAATCTCAAACTTTGACTTCCATTGAGTTTCATAAACTTCTTGGAATATGTCTTTAAATCTTCAAGTCATAATAAAAGATAAGCGAGAAAATGATATCAGCAGCAGAGATGATTTCCACACAAAACTGAACAAAAATGCATACGGATTCATGTGCATCTCAAGACTGACCAAGCAACCATAGGAAGGTTAGTCTAAAACACTCTTCAATCTCTCTCCCCTACCGCAAGACACAAATGCTTGAACACAATAGAAAACCACTAGAATGAAATGAAAACTGACTTTGCTAAAGGTTTAAGCGAGAGGAAGGCAAAAGAAAAATGACTAAATGACTAAAGAGGCAAAAATTTACCTTCCATCATATTTCTTGAGAATGGTATTTTTTGTGCTAAGATAAAGTGGCCACTTTTTCTGGTAAGCAGTGCTCATTGAAGCCTCAGCAAAAGCACGAATGGActgttttcaaatttcaataagAATACTTGTGTATGTTCAATGTTTATGCAAACTTAATCAATTGGTGACTTAATAGAAACAATATGAGAAAGAAGATAAGAGAAATAGATATAGAACCTCATCCGTGTTGTACATGGACAATGCCACACCTCCAGCACCAGTGAAGTTGAAAACCTCAAATTCTCTCTTTTCACCATGACCATCAGGTACTGCAAACATCATTGTTGAATATGTTAAATGATAACATAATAAAGCTCTCCACAAAGTAGTAGGATTTTACCAAACACCAATTTGAGTTTTCCAGATCCTTCTATAACCGTATCAGTTGCACGGTACTGATCACCAAAAGCATGCCTCCCAATACAGATAGGCTTTGTCCAACCTAAGGAAGACAAAAGTTATGATGTTGTTCCTctttaaaaatttcaaagagaAATGCAAAGAAAACGTTGCATACTGGGGACAATCCGagggatatttttgaagattaTTGGCTCCCTGAAAACAGTACCTGTattgcaccaaaaaaaaaaaaagaaaaaacagaaaaaagttCCCACAATTAGATCAACATGTTGAAATATGCAAGAGGGGACAAAATAACATCAGGGAAAGTTTATCCACCATTTAAAATGTTCCTAATTGTCCCATTCGGGCTCTTCCACATTCCTTTCAGATTGAACTCCTTAACACGAGCCTCATCTATCATACAACAAGTAAGATTTTAAACAGTTTGTCAACCTTCAAGAAAAGTAATTTAGTCTTGTTTGTAAGAACGCCAAATAAATTTGTGTTCAAGTCAAGCAAATGCATGATTCCTATGGCAGTAATACATACCCGGAGTTATAGTTGCACACTTAATTGCTACATTATATCTACAATtacagaaaaagacaaaaattacACAGTGAAAATAAAAGATATCAAAGGGAAACGGTTCATGTGGTTGTAAAGGCATCAATGCTCATACATCGACAGGAATGCTCTGTGTATGAATGCAGCTGTTTATATGCAATGGATTTAGAAATCCAAATTTAAGTATGATAACAAGGAGGATGATACAAAGTTATGTCACTGATAAGTTAAAAGGGCAAGTCCAAGAATCAAAGGAACCCAAGTACACATAGCACATACTTCAGAGCAGCTTGTGCACTTTCTATAGTAACTTTATCTTCTGTGGCATCCCGATTAGGAATACCAAGATCAAAATACTTGATATCCAAGTCCAAAAATGGGAATATAAGctgcaaaataatgaaaaggatTGGCAGTTGGGCACACATATAATCAGAATAAATGAATATCACAAAGTTGAAgattcataaaaaaaacaagaacttTACCTTTTCCTTAATGGATTTCCAGAATACCCTAGTCATTTCATCCCCTTCATTGTTCACCAATATATAAACAAGAGAAAATCACAGTTGtgtgagagagaagataaaTACTCAAGTAAATATAACTTTTGTAAAAATTTCAACTACAAGAATCTATACATAAACTCAGGAATTTCTAAACTCCATAGCTTTGAGAATGCAATCAGTTAAAACATCATGCGAAAATT includes the following:
- the LOC119987666 gene encoding isocitrate dehydrogenase [NADP]-like is translated as MAIEFNKIKVSNPIVEMDGDEMTRVFWKSIKEKLIFPFLDLDIKYFDLGIPNRDATEDKVTIESAQAALKYNVAIKCATITPDEARVKEFNLKGMWKSPNGTIRNILNGTVFREPIIFKNIPRIVPSWTKPICIGRHAFGDQYRATDTVIEGSGKLKLVFVPDGHGEKREFEVFNFTGAGGVALSMYNTDESIRAFAEASMSTAYQKKWPLYLSTKNTILKKYDGRFKDIFQEVYETQWKSKFEIAGIWYEHRLIDDMVAYALKSEGGYVWACKNYDGDVQSDFLAQGFGSLGLMTSVLVCPDGKTIEAEAAHGTVTRHYRVHKKGGETSTNSIASIFAWSRGLAHRAKLDGNARLLEFTEKLEAACVRTVESGKMTKDLALLIHGPRVARAQYLSTEEFIDAVAAELRTGLYRAKL
- the LOC119989827 gene encoding serine carboxypeptidase-like 34; amino-acid sequence: MKCFQYLSWCVIVVWLVLPFGPVRGDRVRLDEELARVSHEQKADRIHRLPGQPKVTFKQYSGYVTVNQTHGRALFYWFFQATHEPTKQPLLLWLNGGPGCSSIGYGLAEELGPFFPHKGNPECLKFNPYTWNKAANLLFLESPVGVGFSYTNTSGDLKQLGDAITAKDSYKFLINWFRRFPQFKSHDFYIAGESYGGHYVPQLAEAIYENNKKVNKHKHINLKGFMIGNAAVDDETDQKGMVDYAWDHAVISDSLYHEIQSNCNFSNVSDTCNAALDKYFKVYDIIDMYSLYAPTCVRPSSNSSSAAATTTSHVIQDLPRHLSFRYGRRHRRPLAGYDPCLGDYTYAYFNRPDVQKALHANLTKIPYEWSHCSGAISGWNAATSVLPTIKKLMAAGLRVWIFSGDTDGRVPVTSTRYALRKLALNITEDWTPWYTYHQQVGGWRTIYDGLTFVTVRGAGHQVPTFAPRKSLQLIRHFLANKKLPSKPF
- the LOC119988369 gene encoding uncharacterized protein LOC119988369, which gives rise to MSGVQGARPPEYETPTTYESVAGGENRTKTDIRSKEDQGPIQIDKQQDKIEDFIAAASQDDPVLDADKDDKKPDLGVTGTG